Genomic segment of Gasterosteus aculeatus chromosome 4, fGasAcu3.hap1.1, whole genome shotgun sequence:
TGAAAACTCCCGAAACATCCCGGAGACCCCTCCCTCACCGGGGGAGGGGCTCAGTTGGCGTACTGCTTGTAGAAGGCCACCTTGACGCGCTCTATCTGGTGGCACAGCTTGATGGCGGGGCCGAGCTTCAGGTCCATGCACTCCTGCACGGTGGGCAGCGTGAGCAGCAGCATGGCCTGGCCGTCCATGtcctgcacgggggggggggggggacacgtcaGCACACTTTAATATGATTATTTAAAGACAACAACCTCTGACCTCAAGTGTGGCTTTTGCCACATTGTTCTCTTTACGCCACGTCTCTTTTAACAAATGCGTCTGGTCATAAAatcttaaaacaaataataaagcacacataaaataaattataattaaaagCAAATTGAATAATTCATAaacaaatgttaatgttttacaaTGAGCCATATTCTGATAATGTAATTAAGTACAAATATTGGCTCAgctggttagtgtgtgtgtgtgcgtgtgtgtgtgtgtgtgtgtgtgtacctgctcctGGAAGATGTTGGCGAGCGCCGCACAGTCAGTAGAGTTGATAAACTGAACGACTTCGTCTACGCTCCACTCCAGAGGATTGCTGTCCAGCACCAGctgaccctcctcttcctccacctgtcacacacacacacacacacacacgctgtgagTCCACGCCATTGATCCGTGTTTGTGAGCCGTTACTCTTATTATGCGTCGGTCTGCACCTGTGCGTCCGGTCTTTTGGGCGGCTGATActtgttgttgtggctgcaggCCGACAGCGAGCGGGTCGACCTCCTGCGCGCTTCGCCGGCGTCCCGCCCCCCCGCGGCGCCCAAGCTCCTGCGTAGCGCGGCGGCCCGGCGGGGACGGCTGCTGGTCGCCTCCACcgaggaggcgtcggtgtggtCCTCGCGGGGCTCCGAGCTGGTGCCCTCGCTGCCCGACTGTATGTCCttgtcctcctcgctgtcctgaggggggggcggaAAGGCTCAGAGCCTCAAAACGCCGCTACAGAAACTCTTTCATCTTCCTCGTGTTATTCTCACGCTACTTTGTCAGATTTAAATGTATCCTTTATTTCAGCTCCACAGTTTGTATAAACTAGATGAGACTATTCATTAAATATCAAAGTGTTCCAGTTTGGCATCAGAAGACACACTCTGGGTTTAATGCTGCCAACCGTTTCTTTCCCCGATGAACAACGTCTCAACAACCTTCTGCCTAAATGTGTTGATGAAACACTCAACCAGGGGGAAGCATTTGagcggcgcgcacacacagctgAGATCAGTCGGAGGATTCACGTGTTCTGAGTGGTCCGGATTTAATATGAATTTATTAGCCATTTCAGGCAGTAAACTGAAACTGTCTAAGCTCTGGAACTGAAAtgattcaatttaaaatgtattttccagaCAGAAATGCCAGACATACATTTTTCCCAGCCCGTAAATATGAAAGTCTCCACATTTCCACATCGTGTTCTGGTTTTGAAAACCCAAACTATCGCTCTAAATAGCTGCAGATTATTTCTCTGCTCATAAACAATGACGGTTAGAAACCAGTCTGACCAGCGAGGACACGTCTGTCCCCTCTGAGCTAATCGCAACCACGTTCAGAGCGAAGGAGGCGTGTCCTCTGACCTGCGGCGAGCCGGCGGGCGCGTAGTCCACCGTGGACGAGCGCCTCTTCTTCAGCACGAAGAtggccttcctcttcttcctgcgGCGCGCCGGCTTGGCCGGCTctccctccgccgccgcctcctcctcgccgcccgcCGGCTTGgacagcttcctcttcttcccgtAGTAGTAGGCTGCAACGCAGGAAACAAATGGATACGAATCCTCGCAGGAAGTGATGCgacccccgccgccccccccgccccctccctccaggGACTCACTGTATTTGGTCTTGGTCTGAACGGCGCAGTTCTCGGGGCACTTGTCGGCCACGAGGGCGGGGCCAAAGAGGTTCATGCAGCACTGCAGCTTCACGCACACCTTGCGGCAGAAGTCGGGGATCTGCTCGGCGAGGCGGACGATCCGGATGGTGGAGCGATACGTTTTCCCTTTATatctgtggggagggggggggttagactTTTATGCATGAGGACGGCGCGTAGTGAGAGAGACGTTTCATTCCTTTCATCCAATAAGCTGAAGCACATTGAGGAACATCTCCGTGATGTGATTGGAAAATGGAACtgcgattttgggctgtacagaAACCGTGGAATGGAATGATCGTTCTCTGGtagttcctctcctctcacttGGCTTTGAGGGTCTCCTCTTGGCAGTCCCAGCTCtgatcctccacctcctgcagctccttcaggacCCGTCCAGGCTTGTAGGCGGCGTTGATCAGCATGCTCAGCAGCTGCGGGCAACAAGCgcacatttaaagaagaaaaaaggaaaaccgaCACAAACACGGCTCACCTTCGTCCTGACAAAACTCTGGCatgtgtaaacaaacacaacacaacacacacacacacacacacacacacacacacacacacacacacacagtctctggGTAAGTTAGGAGGCGGTTTCTGCTGAGCCGCGTGTTCGGTAAACACACTTGACTGACGGCTCCTCGAGTCAAAATCAAGCTCGCTGCTCGGAAACTGCAGGTGGCTAACAAGACATCTCTGTCCCATCTCCcccccatcttcccccttccacccctccctcctccacccggcaTCATCCCACCTCCTTGAGGACCAGCGTGCACTTCCCGGGGCCGACGGCCTGCGGCAGCTCGGCGATGCGCCCCTTGTTGAGGTACGGCCCCGAGAAGCAGCGGTGGTTGACGTAGATCTTGGAGCAGCAGTACCTCCCGTTGGCcgagcctgagagagagagggggagagagcgggggagggagagagagggagagagagagagggacagagcttGATATGATGCACCACAGTATCCTACAAACTTTTATTAGTAAAAGCATGATTATTCTTTCTCATCATGTTGGTGCACAGGTTTTTGTGCGTGGGGGGGTTACGTCAGCCACCTCAAACCCGccagaagaggaaaagaacTAAAGTGCAAATCTCTCATGTGACACGTTCCAAACTATTTAGTAAATGAGGAATAAACTTGTTTGATCACAGGAAACGGTGACTGAGGTCTTAAACACTGCAGGCTTTGTTCTTCTGGATCAGTTTGAGTCTCgtaccctcgccccccccccccccccccccccacagacaaaGAGGGTCGATGGAAAGAAtccgccctccgccccccccttcgTCCCCCCGACCACCGGCAGCACCTGCAGAGGCCCCGCTGGGGGAGAATAGTAATCAGGTGAGGGGATGAATATTCATGGCGAGTGGGCGGTTTTTAAGCAGCGCACTCGCAGAAGAGGAGAATGAAGAAAAGAGGCCAAAGGTCGTGTGTTTGGACACGTTGTTTACATGCAGAACTCCGGTGACTCCCACCGTCCTTCAGGGTTCCTGAACTGTTCTTGGCTTTTCGTCCTTCTTTACTCCGCTGATTTCAGGCACTGACGACTGTGATTTTTACCCATAAACGCTGAGGTTTATGGGTAAAAATGTCCACATTCCAGATAAACGGAAgctattgtgtttatttaaatagctcccctttgtttgtttgttggggCGGGTCGCTGGTTCCAGCTGATAAAAGGTCAAATACAGAAAGACGTTTCCGCCCTCTGAGGCATCAAACCAGCGCTTCCTCTCTGCGTCTTTCAGTAAGGAAATAAATCTGCATTTGTGTACATTCCTGCAGTACATTGTTTagtgagagaaagaagaggaaacgCTTCAATGAACAACGTTTAATCTGGAGCCACAAGCTGCGTCTTGTTGGAGGAGTGaagctttctttcctttttcactTTGGTCCACTTTAATAACACGTTATCATTATTGTGTCGGCGGGAGGCTTTTCACTGTCATAGTGGACACATTTAAACTCTTTCCCACAACCTCCCCTTTCACGTCCCTGTTTCCTTCCTctcgtctcctttcctttcctcctcattCTCAACACTCAAATCACCCTGGAATTCTTCGTGGgttgaacattaaaacatttgtgtaAGACTGACGGGTTTGGATCGAATGGCTTCCTGCTTTTAAAACAGctcatagagagagagagagagagaggggggggggggtaataaatgtttcacttCATTACCCACATCGGGACTTCTGCATTGAGGTGCAAAAAGCCCCGTGTGCTTCGTGGTCTTTTTTTAAGGTGGTGTTTATGGTTAAAACCTCAGTGCtcacagtgttttatttatgggaTGTGAGCAAATTAAACGTCGGCCCCACCGCCTCATCTAGTAGCGTCGCATTATGAAATAGGGAAACACTatctaattaaataaaatacatttcacatCCATCGTAGATGAAAGCTCGCCAGGGATCAAAAAAACACGTTGATAGAAACCCGGCTCCCTTTTGCCCAATTAAACGTTTCCCTTCACGTCTGGATTAAAGGCCTCAAGCCGCCATTTAAACCGACAACAATGTTTCAAGTCCACACAACAAACTAAATACGAGTTCCCCGAGTGTGTCTGAGGGggcctccccttctctctcatcAACACTaatccccggggggggggttgattacCTGTATCCATGGCGACGGGCGCGGCGGCGGGCGGGCAGAGGGTGACGGGAGTCGTCTCCGCCGGCTGGAACGGAGCCAACCTGTGGGGAGGAGCCAATCAATAGCGTCAGACCAAGAAGTGAGCCGTCCAATCAGATCAGGGGCAATCAAACCGCCGCGGTCACCACGGATACcacagggtgagagggtgaggggggggtcactgatGAGAGGATTCCCCTGGAGGTGAGGAAtggaatctctctctctctctctctcgtcactTGTCAACAAATCAATCAGCGCCGGAGGAAAGTCGTTTGCGCTCTGAAGCCGCGTGTGGATCAAGTTGTTGTGTAGAAAAACCTCGAGGGTTCTCCTGAAGAACCCGGGCtctgtttttctgttattttggcTCACAGGTGGAAAGATGGAAACACAAACGTGCGAAATGATTCTTTCTGCCGCACTGAAGCCTTGATGGACGCAGGCTAATGTTTCTATTTTACATTCAGCTGTAATTTACCACTTGAAAACACGTTGAGGAGCAGTTGGTCAGGAAGACAACGGAGCTGCGTAGTAATACTCCATTTGTTCATTTCAAGCTCATAGTTCATAATAAACATGTTTGCTATTAATACGTGGGCGCACCCTTTCATTTTTAACGTTTTCTTCTTATGATTAGTAATTAATCATTCGTGCTAAACTCATAAGAAAGTCACCAACGTTTAAGCTGCTGCTGAGTATTTTAACGTAGTTGTGTGCATTACCTTATTTTATCACTGACATTATTATGGTCTTAAGATGACGATAATATGACTCATGGATGTAACCTCAGGGGACAATGAATCATCCAGTACAAACACGTCGTGATGATCCGTTAAAGGGTTTTCTTACTGTTTCTCTGGCTGGACCACCGCgatcttcttctgcttctggcCTGAAGAAGACGAGAGTCTGCGTTAGGCGGCCGCCCCGACtcagatacgtgtgtgtgtgtgtgtgtgtgtgaacgtacAGACGGGTTTGAGTGGAGGGGTCAAAGGGTAAGCGTTAGCCTCGCACCAGCCGACAGGGAAGATGTCCGTGGACTCGACGTCCACGATGCACTCGGACTGCGGCTTCGCCACACCTGTAGtccgggggagacgggggggaggggggtggaagaGGGGTGAGGGAGCTGTCACATGCAAACACGCCGTCTCACTGAGTGCGCAGCGGGAGTCCTCTGACACTTAATCCTCCGACCCGTaatcctgcaaacacacacacacacacacacgtccgtACCTTCCAGTCGCAGCCACAGCAGGCGTCCTCTGACCTGTGTGATCTGGGCCACACACACCTCGGCGGGCCGGTGAGGGTTCACCGCCTCCAGCCACATGTCCTTGGCAAAGTCCCTGTTCTGCCatgtctgaacacacacacacacacacacacacaaaggaagagagaggggaCGTTTACTTTAATTAATTGTAAACTAAACCTGGACTCAGACGTTTGCAATAGTCGTGATTTCTGGCCTTCTTGTGGCTGTAGTTTGATGTTTTAGTCGCCGCCATGTCGGTTCTTGAAATCAGTGAACGTATTTTGACGGTAgaggagacctgtcaatcaccctaaagcatcccccTGCTTTATGGACCATaacttactaaatgaacatcatgcttcACTTgtacaggaccagaggagttgcccccCGATGGCGAGAAGGGAGAATGCAGCTTCGCACCACTGGGGTCACATCTCACTCGTGTTGGTGTTGGACAATggaaataatttgtttttgtttagtgCAACATACCAGATGTTCTGTTGGAGTTGGTCGACCTTTAGCATGAGACATGAAGAGAGAGACGATTCCACGCGTTCTCTCCACTTTAAATATGCACTTGACTTTAAATCACAGACTTGGGGCGCTCTCCTTCTTCCACATGCAGCACACGGCGAGCTTTGTCCGTTCCGTTGACATTGTGGGATTTTTTGTTTGATCAGCTGGCGCCAGCATGAATTCACTAATGTGTTATCTGATCTGCCTGTTTGGCTTCCTTCTTGTGTTTGGGTGAATTCCCCCGTATCTGATCGCCGGAGCGTCCCAGAAATTGATAAACCGGTATGTTGGGCTGTTTAAGGAAGGCGGGGGAGCTGACGCGACATTTGTCAAACCGACCGGTCGGTTGTCCCCCgtgaggagagaaaacagcagcaacTTCTTTTCCGAAAAAAGGAGGAGCCACGGCTCACACttcacacacggacgcacaacGGCCTTTTTATTCCCGCCGTAGATGGAAACCAAATCATGCCGTTTAGAATCGCGGCGTCCGGACTTACGTCGGGGAAGCAGGCGTCGGGGGCGGCCAGCGACCCGCCCTGCTTCAGGTAGTCGGCCCAGTCAAAGTCGTGGCCCCCGTAGCCACGGGGCCGCTCCAGCCCCACGCCGTTCTTCAGGCTCCACTGGACGGGCAGGATGCCCGGCGAGCCGGCGTGACACACCACGGAGCGCGGAGCGGCGCCGGCGGAGAGGTCGTCCAGCGTCACCTGGAAGAAGAACCTGCTGTAGACCTGCAGAGGGGAGATTGAAGAAATGCTCGAATTGTATTcgcattttttattgttaaaggGCCACGTGTTTGGAGACAAAACAGATGCTGTTGAAGTGCATCTTGGGAAATCATTTAGACCGTTTTCTTTTAATCTGTAGAAGTGAAATAACTTTCAGGCGTTTTCAAGTCTGGTGTGGagcaaaaaataatataaaagtgCATTTTAATGCTAATGTTAATTAATGTATGTATGAATAGTGTCAATATCcttcagaaaaacagaaaattagcttaatatatatttgaatttcctttttgtaaaaacacaaataggaaATTTCAAATTAcacaattttttaaaaaaagtgttttttaaaaccattttttgGAAAACAGGGACATTAACACTTAAAATCCCTTCGTGATCTCTCCAAGCATTAGTTGGCTGTAATGAATTTTGCATCTTTAAACTATTGAACACAGCAGTTTTATCTAGGAAGAAAGAAGTGTGTCACGGAGTCACAACCGGCAGAAACAATAATATTCATCAGCGAGGAGCAGAAGTGTGCACGAGCGGGTTAAACACGTTAACAATGTGTTTCCCTCACCTTGGTGACAGAAACGGGGCAGATCTGTAGCTCCGCCCACGCAGAAACCATCTCCAGCTTCATCCCCGCCTCGAAGGCGTGCTCGCTGACGTCCACGTGGTCCTGACACAATAAAGGCGAGACAAATGAGCTCCGCCCGTGTGTGACGCACGCGGCAAGCGAGACAATGTGGGTCACgccaagagggggggggcaaaggtaATGACCGATGAttcgcttttcttttcttttattctcgTCCTATTTGTTCCACTACCACGTTGATTGTTTCTCCTCTAATTAATTACTTATTAACTCTTAAGTGCTCAACGTGGAATCTTTGAGCACAGCGAACAGCAAAGGGAGACGAAAGCTCCCAATGACAGTGAATACAGACAAAGGTTTAAATCAATTTTTTTATTCCCACAAATTGGTAATAAAAGAATACACAATTTGGTCAAACAAACAATCAGGAAACAACAGAAATGAGGATGTTTCATTATCTAGTTTCAAATCATAAatcaacagcaaaacaaatgtcatctgaACCAGTTTGACGTGCAGGatgcctgacacacacacacacacacacacacacacacacacacacacacacacacacacacacacacacacacacacacacacacacactctcaccttGAAGACCTCTAGCGGCAGCGGGTTCTTCTCTCCGTGGACTTGAGCCTCCTCCAGAGCCTGCTGCCAGTCTGGGGGGGTCTTCAGAGACCTGA
This window contains:
- the sfmbt2 gene encoding scm-like with four MBT domains protein 2 isoform X2 — protein: MFFCTCAEGRCHIESGAAAERRPSRCSARDGEATRTTWTAAVRESWRCSEVTTHLGSKRDRKRRRRMQEEEQPSAPTAVMSHYPTNGKEEEVNTDPDSMEVEEAEFNWEEFMEETGANAAPHTTFKHVEVSLQSSFQPGMKLEVANKSGPDSYWVATIITTCGQLLLLRYSGYGEDRKADFWCDVMTAELHPVGWCTRNGKTLMPPEAIKEKYGDWTEFLVQDLTGARTAPANLLEGTLRGKNTVDLIVGGSVLEMRDLSDPFLYWPVRVVQNVGGRLRLRYAGLTDDQRAQDTWLFYLDVRLRPLGWARENRLALEPPTGFRSLKTPPDWQQALEEAQVHGEKNPLPLEVFKDHVDVSEHAFEAGMKLEMVSAWAELQICPVSVTKVYSRFFFQVTLDDLSAGAAPRSVVCHAGSPGILPVQWSLKNGVGLERPRGYGGHDFDWADYLKQGGSLAAPDACFPDTWQNRDFAKDMWLEAVNPHRPAEVCVAQITQVRGRLLWLRLEGVAKPQSECIVDVESTDIFPVGWCEANAYPLTPPLKPVCQKQKKIAVVQPEKQLAPFQPAETTPVTLCPPAAAPVAMDTGSANGRYCCSKIYVNHRCFSGPYLNKGRIAELPQAVGPGKCTLVLKELLSMLINAAYKPGRVLKELQEVEDQSWDCQEETLKAKYKGKTYRSTIRIVRLAEQIPDFCRKVCVKLQCCMNLFGPALVADKCPENCAVQTKTKYTYYYGKKRKLSKPAGGEEEAAAEGEPAKPARRRKKRKAIFVLKKRRSSTVDYAPAGSPQDSEEDKDIQSGSEGTSSEPREDHTDASSVEATSSRPRRAAALRRSLGAAGGRDAGEARRRSTRSLSACSHNNKYQPPKRPDAQVEEEEGQLVLDSNPLEWSVDEVVQFINSTDCAALANIFQEQDMDGQAMLLLTLPTVQECMDLKLGPAIKLCHQIERVKVAFYKQYAN
- the sfmbt2 gene encoding scm-like with four MBT domains protein 2 isoform X1, which translates into the protein MFFCTCAEGRCHIESGAAAERRPSRCSARDGEATRTTWTAAVRESWRCSEVTTHLGSKRDRKRRRRMQEEEQPSAPTAVMSHYPTNGKEEEVNTDPDSMEVEEAEFNWEEFMEETGANAAPHTTFKHVEVSLQSSFQPGMKLEVANKSGPDSYWVATIITTCGQLLLLRYSGYGEDRKADFWCDVMTAELHPVGWCTRNGKTLMPPEDNIYLRKAIKEKYGDWTEFLVQDLTGARTAPANLLEGTLRGKNTVDLIVGGSVLEMRDLSDPFLYWPVRVVQNVGGRLRLRYAGLTDDQRAQDTWLFYLDVRLRPLGWARENRLALEPPTGFRSLKTPPDWQQALEEAQVHGEKNPLPLEVFKDHVDVSEHAFEAGMKLEMVSAWAELQICPVSVTKVYSRFFFQVTLDDLSAGAAPRSVVCHAGSPGILPVQWSLKNGVGLERPRGYGGHDFDWADYLKQGGSLAAPDACFPDTWQNRDFAKDMWLEAVNPHRPAEVCVAQITQVRGRLLWLRLEGVAKPQSECIVDVESTDIFPVGWCEANAYPLTPPLKPVCQKQKKIAVVQPEKQLAPFQPAETTPVTLCPPAAAPVAMDTGSANGRYCCSKIYVNHRCFSGPYLNKGRIAELPQAVGPGKCTLVLKELLSMLINAAYKPGRVLKELQEVEDQSWDCQEETLKAKYKGKTYRSTIRIVRLAEQIPDFCRKVCVKLQCCMNLFGPALVADKCPENCAVQTKTKYTYYYGKKRKLSKPAGGEEEAAAEGEPAKPARRRKKRKAIFVLKKRRSSTVDYAPAGSPQDSEEDKDIQSGSEGTSSEPREDHTDASSVEATSSRPRRAAALRRSLGAAGGRDAGEARRRSTRSLSACSHNNKYQPPKRPDAQVEEEEGQLVLDSNPLEWSVDEVVQFINSTDCAALANIFQEQDMDGQAMLLLTLPTVQECMDLKLGPAIKLCHQIERVKVAFYKQYAN
- the sfmbt2 gene encoding scm-like with four MBT domains protein 2 isoform X3, giving the protein MQEEEQPSAPTAVMSHYPTNGKEEEVNTDPDSMEVEEAEFNWEEFMEETGANAAPHTTFKHVEVSLQSSFQPGMKLEVANKSGPDSYWVATIITTCGQLLLLRYSGYGEDRKADFWCDVMTAELHPVGWCTRNGKTLMPPEDNIYLRKAIKEKYGDWTEFLVQDLTGARTAPANLLEGTLRGKNTVDLIVGGSVLEMRDLSDPFLYWPVRVVQNVGGRLRLRYAGLTDDQRAQDTWLFYLDVRLRPLGWARENRLALEPPTGFRSLKTPPDWQQALEEAQVHGEKNPLPLEVFKDHVDVSEHAFEAGMKLEMVSAWAELQICPVSVTKVYSRFFFQVTLDDLSAGAAPRSVVCHAGSPGILPVQWSLKNGVGLERPRGYGGHDFDWADYLKQGGSLAAPDACFPDTWQNRDFAKDMWLEAVNPHRPAEVCVAQITQVRGRLLWLRLEGVAKPQSECIVDVESTDIFPVGWCEANAYPLTPPLKPVCQKQKKIAVVQPEKQLAPFQPAETTPVTLCPPAAAPVAMDTGSANGRYCCSKIYVNHRCFSGPYLNKGRIAELPQAVGPGKCTLVLKELLSMLINAAYKPGRVLKELQEVEDQSWDCQEETLKAKYKGKTYRSTIRIVRLAEQIPDFCRKVCVKLQCCMNLFGPALVADKCPENCAVQTKTKYTYYYGKKRKLSKPAGGEEEAAAEGEPAKPARRRKKRKAIFVLKKRRSSTVDYAPAGSPQDSEEDKDIQSGSEGTSSEPREDHTDASSVEATSSRPRRAAALRRSLGAAGGRDAGEARRRSTRSLSACSHNNKYQPPKRPDAQVEEEEGQLVLDSNPLEWSVDEVVQFINSTDCAALANIFQEQDMDGQAMLLLTLPTVQECMDLKLGPAIKLCHQIERVKVAFYKQYAN